In Dyadobacter sp. NIV53, a single window of DNA contains:
- the ligD gene encoding non-homologous end-joining DNA ligase, whose amino-acid sequence MKKKVSSVLEKAPIGDFDPDWIPMLATLTDAPFENEGWEYEVKWDGYRALAFVNEEDSQLKSRNNISFNRKFPPVLEAIKKWNVHAVVDGEIVVVNKNGIADFGSLQNWRSESDGELLFYVFDILWMEGKILTGIPLSERKALLKSILPKNSIIRSGYSVKSDGISFFEAAKKLGLEGIMAKRSDSNYLPGVRTKDWLKIKIQKRQEVIIVGYTRNEGTSKLFSSLLLGVYNNNILEYAGKVGTGFKDKQQKELLKIFETLIISSSPFTAKSAYNRFERFRGSLSGSGIVWIKPVIVCEVHFSEVTTDGVFRHPSFVGLREDKQAKEVIIETEAGIDSINLLY is encoded by the coding sequence ATGAAGAAAAAGGTAAGTTCTGTGCTGGAAAAGGCACCAATAGGAGATTTCGACCCTGATTGGATACCAATGCTTGCAACATTAACGGATGCTCCCTTTGAAAATGAGGGCTGGGAATATGAAGTCAAATGGGATGGTTACCGGGCGCTTGCATTCGTTAATGAAGAGGATTCCCAGCTAAAATCAAGAAATAATATTTCCTTTAACCGCAAATTTCCACCGGTTCTGGAAGCTATTAAAAAGTGGAATGTTCATGCAGTTGTTGACGGGGAAATAGTCGTTGTAAACAAAAACGGAATTGCCGATTTCGGCTCCTTACAAAACTGGCGGAGTGAATCAGACGGCGAACTGTTATTTTATGTTTTTGATATTTTATGGATGGAAGGGAAAATCCTGACAGGAATACCACTTTCGGAAAGAAAAGCTTTACTAAAAAGCATTCTGCCAAAAAACAGTATAATCCGAAGCGGTTATAGTGTAAAATCCGATGGAATTAGTTTTTTTGAAGCGGCAAAAAAGTTAGGTCTGGAAGGAATCATGGCCAAACGGTCAGATAGTAATTATCTGCCTGGTGTCCGCACAAAGGATTGGCTGAAAATAAAGATACAAAAGCGCCAGGAAGTCATTATTGTCGGTTATACAAGAAACGAAGGCACATCAAAACTTTTCAGTTCACTTTTGCTCGGCGTTTATAACAATAATATACTGGAATATGCAGGAAAAGTAGGTACAGGATTTAAAGACAAACAGCAAAAAGAGCTCCTGAAAATTTTCGAAACACTGATTATAAGCAGCAGCCCATTTACTGCAAAATCTGCTTACAATAGGTTCGAGCGTTTTCGGGGCAGTTTATCCGGTTCCGGTATCGTATGGATAAAGCCGGTAATTGTTTGTGAAGTACATTTTTCCGAAGTTACGACAGACGGTGTTTTCCGTCATCCATCATTTGTCGGGCTCAGAGAAGACAAGCAGGCAAAAGAAGTAATTATAGAAACGGAAGCCGGCATTGATTCCATAAATCTTCTATATTGA
- a CDS encoding chemotaxis protein CheB produces MIKKEKFFIVAIGFSSGGASDLHDFFSQIPPNPNVAFVIIQHLWRHTESIADILLAKHTHMPVSWATDHHLVEPNHIYMLPVNKFMTIENGYLETYSRNPLDKSNWAINIFFKSMAEHVKAMGVGIILSGAGSDGALGAVSMYEQDGMIMVQDPETALFVGMPNAVILKDHPFKILSPKNLANALMTFLDLQLIG; encoded by the coding sequence ATGATTAAGAAAGAAAAGTTTTTTATTGTGGCTATTGGCTTTTCGTCGGGAGGAGCAAGTGATCTGCATGATTTTTTCAGTCAGATTCCACCTAATCCAAATGTAGCATTTGTTATAATCCAGCACCTATGGCGGCATACTGAAAGCATCGCGGATATTTTACTGGCCAAACATACACACATGCCGGTCAGTTGGGCAACAGACCATCATCTGGTAGAGCCAAATCATATTTATATGCTTCCGGTGAACAAATTTATGACCATTGAAAACGGATATCTTGAAACTTATAGCAGGAATCCGCTGGATAAAAGTAATTGGGCAATTAATATTTTCTTTAAATCTATGGCAGAGCATGTAAAAGCGATGGGGGTTGGAATTATCCTTTCAGGAGCCGGATCGGACGGAGCTTTGGGAGCAGTGAGCATGTATGAGCAAGATGGAATGATCATGGTGCAGGATCCGGAAACTGCACTCTTTGTAGGTATGCCTAATGCGGTGATCCTTAAAGATCATCCGTTTAAAATACTTTCACCGAAAAACCTGGCGAATGCGCTAATGACGTTTTTAGACTTACAACTGATAGGTTAA
- a CDS encoding CheR family methyltransferase, with protein sequence MSKGKKIQSSDLPVPIVAIGASAGGLEAISEILENLSPTTGLAYVYIQHLSPNFESQLSNILGRVTDMPVKEAEHMLRILPDHVYIIPPNKDMEVIDGVLTLMERRPQPEVHLPIDQFFLSLSERQKDGAIAILLSGMGHDGILGMKAIKVAGGITIVQDESAKYQSMPKSAIAEDVVDLVLSPGEIASELERLSGKAEIFRLTAIAEKEQADESADQDLSNILQYLKTAIGVDFDHYKVTTIRRRVVRRMLLYKLETLKDYIEYIKSNPGEAHVLYGDLLINVTNFFRDSNTMDYLKKELFPQLIKNKSLNEPMRIWIAGCSTGQEAYSLAIILLEILGDRASTMPIQIFASDLSEVAITRARLGTYGLSEVQDVSSKRLQRFFVKVDDHYRIIKEVRDMCVFAPHNVLRDPPFSRLDMISCRNLLIYLDTILQQKVIATFHYALNPGGILLLGKSEAVSSSPSLFTQIDKNHKIFTRRNVASSSTSFELRPRLFGSMQEKHDFKRNESKIMPVAPGNELDKMVDSLLLNKYVPVSIVVDLELEILQFRGATGLFLEPSPGKPSFNLLKMARPTLVFELRNIIHKAHKSGKPVRKTGLEIKIKDETHQVEIEAVPLFYANEQNLFLILFDEVTHHFVSKKIHPMHVTSALKD encoded by the coding sequence ATGTCAAAAGGAAAGAAAATACAATCTTCGGATTTACCGGTTCCCATTGTTGCGATTGGTGCTTCGGCAGGAGGTTTGGAAGCAATTTCAGAGATCTTAGAGAATCTCTCGCCAACAACAGGATTAGCTTACGTATACATCCAGCATCTTTCACCAAATTTTGAAAGCCAGCTTTCCAATATTTTAGGAAGAGTTACTGATATGCCCGTTAAGGAAGCTGAGCATATGCTTCGTATTTTGCCCGATCATGTATATATTATTCCTCCTAATAAAGATATGGAGGTAATTGACGGCGTTTTAACCCTGATGGAACGGCGACCGCAACCGGAAGTCCATTTGCCTATCGATCAGTTTTTTCTGTCGTTATCAGAGCGTCAAAAAGATGGAGCCATAGCCATATTATTATCAGGTATGGGACATGACGGAATACTGGGGATGAAAGCAATCAAAGTTGCGGGTGGAATTACCATAGTCCAGGATGAAAGTGCCAAATATCAAAGTATGCCAAAATCGGCCATAGCCGAAGATGTAGTAGATCTGGTGCTTTCACCGGGTGAAATTGCGAGCGAACTGGAAAGGCTGAGCGGTAAAGCCGAAATTTTCAGGTTAACTGCCATTGCCGAAAAAGAACAGGCTGACGAGAGCGCCGATCAGGACCTGAGCAACATACTCCAGTATCTGAAAACGGCAATCGGAGTGGATTTCGACCATTATAAGGTGACCACAATCAGGAGACGGGTAGTGCGAAGGATGCTGCTTTATAAACTGGAAACACTTAAAGATTATATTGAATACATTAAATCAAATCCTGGTGAAGCACACGTACTTTATGGCGATCTGCTAATTAATGTTACTAATTTTTTCAGAGATAGTAATACGATGGACTATCTGAAAAAGGAACTGTTTCCACAGCTGATTAAGAATAAATCCCTCAATGAACCCATGCGTATCTGGATTGCCGGTTGTTCAACGGGGCAGGAAGCGTATTCGCTGGCAATTATTTTACTCGAAATACTGGGAGACCGTGCCTCAACTATGCCGATCCAGATATTTGCGAGCGACCTGAGCGAAGTAGCTATTACGAGGGCACGGCTCGGCACTTATGGATTAAGCGAAGTTCAGGATGTTTCATCAAAAAGGTTACAGCGTTTCTTTGTTAAAGTAGACGATCATTACAGGATCATAAAGGAAGTCAGGGATATGTGCGTATTTGCTCCGCATAACGTGCTCCGTGATCCGCCTTTTTCCAGACTGGATATGATCAGTTGCCGGAACCTGCTGATTTATCTTGATACTATTTTACAGCAGAAAGTAATCGCTACTTTTCATTATGCTTTGAATCCCGGCGGTATTTTACTTTTGGGCAAATCGGAAGCGGTGAGCAGCTCGCCTTCTCTTTTTACACAGATTGATAAAAATCATAAAATATTTACAAGAAGAAATGTAGCTTCCAGCAGTACATCTTTCGAATTGAGGCCGCGCCTGTTTGGGTCCATGCAGGAAAAGCATGATTTTAAGAGAAACGAATCTAAAATTATGCCCGTGGCACCTGGAAATGAGTTGGATAAGATGGTTGACAGCCTTCTTTTAAATAAATATGTGCCGGTCAGTATCGTGGTGGATCTTGAATTAGAAATACTTCAGTTCAGGGGAGCGACGGGATTATTTTTAGAGCCTTCGCCAGGAAAACCAAGTTTCAATCTGCTCAAAATGGCAAGGCCGACCCTGGTTTTTGAACTCAGGAATATCATTCATAAAGCCCATAAATCAGGTAAACCGGTAAGAAAAACGGGCCTTGAAATCAAGATCAAAGATGAAACGCATCAGGTAGAGATTGAAGCAGTCCCGCTATTTTATGCCAATGAGCAGAATTTGTTTTTGATACTTTTTGATGAAGTAACACATCATTTTGTATCTAAAAAAATTCATCCAATGCACGTGACCAGCGCATTAAAGGATTAG
- a CDS encoding glycoside hydrolase family 2, with protein sequence MKKILLPVNRITVRIASSMDADLTRGKQESRVYKRGGIWYQTYTGAVRSIWLETVERNRLRSRVGVISIIEDNLVRFNLTTRIQDPGSYKIHLKVYDDKSGNPNPIAEDEFPIVLHSGQKSQRLVMKIPDAKYWSPQSPALYRLVAQLIDKDGYIAEIETGFGLRKIEAHGSCLYLNHEPVYMDGILYQPGASSYEEIKRHMYAMKDLGCNLVRIHISGVDPRIYKLADKIGMLLWVEVPSPHQSSMKSRDNHRNELLRMLALIGTHPSVIIWSLYNEDWGAQDIATNPETRQYIMDTYHYMQIAYPQFLVVDNDGWQHISYEGSLKSDLLTAHLYTADPHRWNQMLDDLSAGKLDTVAAFPLVVGDPYFFRKQVPLIVSEWGGFGFANYGGPQNDDARATLIKSFKDELRKRPVAGDIYTQATNIEEEQNGLIDAKTGKLNVPAGLLNSQDFGFTK encoded by the coding sequence ATGAAAAAAATCCTGCTCCCGGTTAATAGAATAACAGTCAGGATCGCCAGTTCTATGGATGCGGATCTTACGCGCGGCAAACAGGAATCACGTGTTTATAAACGTGGAGGTATCTGGTATCAGACTTACACGGGTGCGGTAAGAAGTATCTGGCTCGAAACGGTGGAGAGAAACCGTTTACGCTCGAGGGTTGGTGTTATTAGTATTATTGAGGATAACCTGGTACGTTTTAACCTGACTACACGTATACAAGATCCTGGTTCATACAAAATCCATTTGAAAGTTTATGATGACAAATCCGGTAATCCTAATCCGATTGCAGAAGACGAATTTCCAATAGTTTTGCATTCCGGGCAAAAATCGCAACGGCTGGTAATGAAAATCCCTGACGCAAAATACTGGTCTCCACAATCCCCTGCTTTATATCGCCTTGTAGCGCAGCTCATTGATAAAGATGGTTATATAGCAGAAATAGAAACCGGGTTTGGGCTTAGGAAAATTGAAGCGCATGGAAGCTGTTTATACCTGAACCATGAACCTGTTTATATGGATGGTATTCTATATCAGCCAGGTGCATCTTCTTACGAAGAAATAAAGAGGCATATGTATGCCATGAAAGATTTGGGCTGTAATCTGGTAAGGATCCATATTTCCGGGGTCGATCCGCGTATCTATAAACTGGCTGATAAAATAGGAATGCTTCTTTGGGTTGAAGTACCAAGCCCGCATCAGTCGAGTATGAAAAGCCGGGACAATCACCGAAACGAATTATTAAGAATGCTGGCGCTGATCGGAACACATCCTTCGGTTATTATCTGGAGTTTGTATAACGAAGACTGGGGCGCACAGGATATTGCTACCAATCCCGAAACAAGGCAGTACATTATGGACACTTACCATTATATGCAAATTGCTTATCCGCAGTTTCTGGTGGTTGACAATGATGGCTGGCAGCATATTTCGTATGAAGGAAGTCTCAAATCAGATTTGTTAACAGCCCATTTGTATACCGCAGACCCTCACAGATGGAACCAGATGCTGGACGATCTGTCGGCTGGAAAACTGGATACCGTTGCTGCGTTTCCGCTGGTGGTAGGCGACCCATACTTTTTCCGCAAACAGGTTCCATTGATCGTTAGTGAATGGGGAGGTTTTGGTTTTGCCAATTATGGCGGCCCACAAAATGATGACGCAAGAGCGACTTTAATAAAATCATTCAAGGACGAATTGCGAAAAAGGCCAGTAGCAGGTGATATTTATACGCAGGCTACCAACATTGAAGAAGAGCAGAACGGCCTGATTGACGCTAAAACGGGTAAATTAAATGTGCCGGCTGGTTTATTGAATTCGCAGGATTTTGGGTTTACAAAGTAA
- a CDS encoding MBL fold metallo-hydrolase — protein sequence MLTHGHFDHVGSVAQLAEWWQIPIYAHYLELPYLTGKSSYPPPDSTVGGGAMSFLADFYPNEPIDIKRHIKSLPKDSSVPGLPDWRYIHTPGHAPGHISLWREKDKILIAGDAFVTTRQESALSVILQYQVISGPPKYFTYDWAQAEESVQILAALEPEIVAAGHGKPMSGNEMLLELEELAEEFKDQAIPKHGRYVSEPAIADKNGVVYVPQKEADSYTAIVAISGIAAVLVLGWILISKNARNKREAGV from the coding sequence ATTCTTACACACGGCCATTTTGATCATGTCGGTTCGGTAGCACAACTGGCAGAGTGGTGGCAGATTCCAATTTATGCACATTATCTGGAGTTGCCATATCTAACAGGAAAATCATCGTATCCACCTCCGGATTCAACAGTCGGAGGTGGTGCAATGAGTTTTCTTGCAGATTTTTATCCCAACGAACCCATTGATATTAAAAGGCATATCAAATCATTACCGAAAGACTCCAGCGTTCCCGGCTTGCCCGACTGGCGTTATATACACACTCCAGGCCATGCTCCCGGCCATATAAGTTTATGGCGGGAAAAGGATAAAATACTTATAGCAGGAGATGCGTTTGTTACCACCCGGCAGGAATCTGCTCTGTCGGTTATTTTACAATATCAGGTCATAAGCGGCCCTCCGAAATATTTTACTTACGACTGGGCACAGGCAGAAGAATCAGTACAGATCCTTGCTGCCCTTGAACCTGAAATCGTCGCTGCCGGACATGGTAAGCCCATGAGCGGGAATGAAATGCTGCTGGAATTAGAAGAACTTGCCGAAGAGTTTAAAGACCAGGCTATTCCAAAACATGGACGATACGTAAGTGAACCGGCGATTGCTGATAAAAACGGGGTTGTGTATGTTCCTCAAAAGGAAGCGGATTCCTATACAGCCATTGTAGCAATAAGTGGAATAGCCGCAGTACTTGTACTTGGCTGGATATTAATTTCCAAAAATGCCAGAAATAAACGGGAAGCAGGAGTTTAA